A region of Maridesulfovibrio sp. DNA encodes the following proteins:
- the metG gene encoding methionine--tRNA ligase: MDSFFITTPIYYVNAKPHLGHAYTTILADSMNRFHKLLGDETFFLTGTDEHGDKIVQAAEKGGQTPREYVDEISALFSGLWPGLQIENDDFIRTTQERHIKCVQEVLQKVYDKGDIYFGEYGGHYCFGCERFYTEKELVDGKCPQHETVPEYIAEKNYFFKMSKYQDWLIGHINANPDFIRPERYRNEVLSLLKSGALEDLCISRPKSRLEWGIELPFDKDFVTYVWFDALINYITALEYPEGENFVKFWPKANHLVAKDILKPHAVFWPTMLKAAEIEPYQHLNVHGYWLIKDTKMSKSLGNVVSPLEMAEKYGVNAFRYFLLREMVFGNDSSFSEEALVGRLNADLANDLGNLFSRTLSMTHKYFEGRVPDQGDEADEDCEIKSIGRKAMAEFQNNFMEARFSRGLEGLWELVRGLNKYIDTTQPWTLYKEEKMSRLGTVMYVLLENMRKIAVHLWPIMPEASEKMLEQLGIKFSPEKVNLQGEIDVWGLLDPGTEVAKKSNLFPRVELPKEEPAPKKKEAKKSKKQAEQAKEEIPGVIEFPDFQKVDMRVGTVLSVAKHPDADKLLIVKIDTGDDEPRQVVAGLAEFFKPEELEGRQVVVVVNLKPRKLRGEVSQGMILAVRNGEEMQLLSVSAPVANGCKVS, translated from the coding sequence TTGGATTCGTTTTTTATTACAACTCCCATCTATTACGTTAATGCAAAGCCGCATCTCGGCCATGCCTATACTACAATTCTTGCTGATTCCATGAACAGGTTTCACAAGCTGCTGGGAGATGAAACATTCTTTCTCACCGGAACAGACGAACACGGTGACAAGATTGTGCAGGCCGCAGAAAAGGGCGGTCAGACACCCCGTGAATACGTCGATGAGATAAGTGCCCTGTTCAGCGGCCTGTGGCCGGGATTGCAGATTGAAAATGACGATTTCATCAGAACCACTCAGGAACGACACATAAAGTGTGTGCAGGAAGTACTGCAAAAAGTTTACGATAAAGGTGATATCTATTTCGGCGAATATGGCGGTCACTACTGCTTCGGTTGTGAAAGGTTTTATACCGAGAAAGAACTTGTGGACGGCAAATGCCCGCAGCACGAAACAGTTCCCGAATACATTGCTGAGAAGAACTATTTCTTCAAGATGTCTAAATATCAGGATTGGCTTATCGGCCATATCAATGCCAACCCGGATTTCATCCGTCCTGAAAGATACCGCAACGAGGTATTGAGTTTACTAAAATCCGGCGCTCTTGAAGATCTTTGCATTTCACGGCCTAAAAGCCGTCTGGAGTGGGGAATTGAACTTCCTTTCGATAAGGATTTCGTGACCTACGTATGGTTTGATGCTCTTATTAACTACATTACCGCCCTTGAGTATCCCGAAGGTGAAAATTTTGTAAAATTTTGGCCTAAAGCCAACCACCTTGTAGCCAAGGATATTCTCAAACCTCATGCAGTTTTTTGGCCCACCATGCTCAAGGCTGCTGAAATTGAACCTTACCAGCACTTGAATGTACACGGTTACTGGTTGATCAAGGACACCAAGATGTCCAAGTCTTTGGGCAATGTTGTTTCCCCGCTGGAAATGGCCGAGAAATACGGTGTCAACGCATTCCGTTATTTTTTGTTGCGTGAAATGGTATTCGGTAATGATTCCAGCTTTTCCGAAGAAGCTCTTGTCGGTCGTCTAAATGCGGACCTCGCCAATGATCTCGGTAACTTGTTCAGCAGAACCCTCTCCATGACCCATAAGTATTTTGAGGGCAGGGTGCCGGATCAGGGAGATGAGGCTGATGAAGATTGCGAAATCAAGAGCATTGGCCGTAAGGCCATGGCTGAATTCCAGAATAATTTTATGGAAGCAAGGTTTTCCCGTGGGCTTGAAGGACTGTGGGAGCTTGTGCGCGGTCTGAATAAATATATTGATACCACTCAGCCGTGGACTCTTTATAAAGAAGAGAAAATGTCCCGTCTTGGAACCGTGATGTACGTGTTGCTCGAAAATATGCGCAAGATCGCGGTTCATCTCTGGCCCATTATGCCGGAAGCCAGTGAAAAGATGCTTGAGCAGCTGGGGATTAAATTTTCTCCTGAAAAGGTTAACCTGCAGGGCGAAATTGATGTTTGGGGTCTGCTTGATCCCGGTACCGAGGTAGCCAAGAAATCCAATCTGTTTCCGCGTGTTGAACTGCCCAAGGAAGAGCCTGCTCCCAAGAAGAAGGAAGCAAAGAAATCCAAGAAGCAGGCTGAACAGGCCAAGGAAGAAATTCCCGGAGTTATTGAGTTTCCCGATTTTCAGAAAGTGGACATGCGTGTGGGAACAGTGCTTTCCGTAGCCAAACACCCAGACGCAGATAAACTTCTGATTGTCAAAATCGACACCGGCGATGACGAACCGCGTCAGGTTGTTGCGGGTCTGGCGGAATTCTTCAAGCCCGAAGAGCTGGAAGGCCGTCAGGTTGTTGTGGTTGTAAACCTCAAGCCCCGCAAGCTGCGTGGAGAAGTGTCTCAGGGCATGATTTTAGCTGTGCGTAACGGTGAAGAGATGCAGCTGTTGAGTGTTTCCGCTCCTGTGGCGAACGGTTGTAAAGTTTCGTAA
- a CDS encoding SlyX family protein: MSNTKSTEERIESLETALALQDQNVEEMNKFIIAQQKQISELEKKLELVVRQMKDLKDAVAHSSPQDDVPPPHYGQV; encoded by the coding sequence ATGAGTAACACAAAATCAACTGAAGAAAGAATTGAAAGTCTTGAAACCGCCCTCGCGCTTCAGGATCAAAATGTCGAAGAGATGAATAAATTCATTATTGCTCAACAGAAGCAGATCAGTGAACTTGAAAAGAAGCTTGAACTCGTGGTCAGGCAGATGAAGGACCTGAAAGACGCCGTAGCCCACTCTTCTCCGCAGGATGATGTGCCACCGCCGCATTACGGACAAGTTTAA
- a CDS encoding regulatory iron-sulfur-containing complex subunit RicT: MSQILGVKFNDFGQIYYFSSGPFVVREGHSVIVKTEQGMGLGKVFVVQQDLPEEVTEDSIKTIYRLAGEEDLESEVENRDLSRVAHRFCKDCIDRQKLEMKLVDVEVFFDRSKMIFYFTAPGRIDFRELVKDLVKEYRTRIELRQIGVRHETQMLGAIGNCGQICCCRRFMRKFMPVTIRMAKEQNLFLNPTKISGICGRLLCCLSFEQENYEDFHRKSPKTGKKYNTVHGVVRVTRTNFFRNTLTVLPEQGDEIEIPLDDWPDIIKGPGQDRDSDSREGESRGGRSGGNEHGWGDGEGGESRPQRARPERRRPERSRPDRGRPDRSGAEHSKSESSSSERPGPERRNVQRDNADEVVNVSERREKTSSERRSDDSAQDRHKRPVKKDRPQNKPEGEQKSSAPATSEEKNESAADKSKKSSNRRRPSRRRRKRKPAGARKSK; the protein is encoded by the coding sequence ATGTCACAGATATTAGGTGTAAAATTTAACGATTTCGGGCAGATATATTATTTCTCGTCCGGGCCTTTCGTTGTCCGCGAAGGTCATTCGGTTATAGTCAAGACCGAGCAGGGCATGGGGCTGGGCAAGGTCTTTGTTGTTCAACAGGATCTGCCAGAGGAAGTAACAGAGGACTCCATAAAGACTATTTACCGTCTTGCAGGCGAGGAAGATCTGGAGTCGGAAGTTGAAAATAGGGATCTTTCCCGCGTTGCACACAGGTTCTGCAAAGACTGCATTGATCGCCAGAAGCTTGAAATGAAGCTTGTGGATGTGGAAGTCTTTTTTGACCGCAGTAAAATGATTTTTTATTTCACTGCTCCGGGAAGAATTGATTTCCGTGAACTGGTCAAGGATCTGGTTAAAGAATACAGAACCCGTATTGAACTGCGCCAGATCGGTGTGCGCCATGAAACCCAGATGCTTGGGGCCATTGGCAACTGCGGGCAGATTTGCTGCTGTCGCAGGTTTATGCGAAAATTCATGCCTGTAACTATCAGGATGGCTAAAGAGCAGAATCTGTTCCTTAACCCGACCAAAATTTCCGGGATTTGCGGAAGGTTGCTTTGCTGTCTTTCCTTTGAGCAGGAAAACTACGAGGACTTCCATCGTAAGAGTCCTAAAACAGGTAAGAAGTACAACACCGTACATGGAGTTGTGCGGGTAACTAGGACAAATTTTTTCCGCAACACTTTGACCGTTTTGCCGGAACAGGGCGATGAGATAGAAATCCCCCTTGATGATTGGCCGGATATTATTAAAGGCCCCGGTCAGGACCGTGATTCTGATTCCCGTGAAGGGGAAAGCCGGGGTGGACGTTCCGGTGGAAATGAACATGGCTGGGGTGATGGTGAAGGTGGAGAATCAAGGCCTCAACGGGCTCGTCCTGAGCGCAGGCGTCCCGAACGTTCCCGTCCAGATAGAGGGCGGCCTGACCGTTCCGGAGCGGAGCATTCCAAGTCAGAATCCTCCAGTTCAGAACGGCCTGGTCCGGAACGCCGCAATGTGCAGCGTGACAATGCAGACGAAGTCGTTAACGTCAGTGAAAGACGTGAAAAAACAAGTTCTGAGCGGCGCAGTGATGATTCAGCGCAGGACCGCCATAAACGTCCGGTCAAAAAGGACCGTCCGCAGAATAAGCCGGAAGGAGAACAAAAATCTTCTGCTCCTGCAACATCTGAGGAAAAAAATGAATCCGCTGCCGACAAGTCGAAGAAGTCGTCGAACCGTCGTCGGCCTTCAAGACGCAGGCGTAAGCGTAAGCCTGCCGGAGCACGGAAGAGTAAATAA
- a CDS encoding FeoA family protein: protein MADTTKARPLPSYKAGMSVRVTGFDGGKCCRSRLLSMGIIPGTIVNVISNNGRMNIRVRSSQFALGCEMAKKILAIPVCDCDKCSAF from the coding sequence ATGGCAGATACAACAAAAGCAAGACCGCTCCCCAGCTATAAAGCCGGAATGTCGGTCAGGGTAACCGGATTTGACGGTGGAAAGTGCTGCCGCAGCAGACTGCTTTCCATGGGAATTATCCCCGGCACCATCGTCAATGTCATCTCCAACAATGGACGGATGAATATTCGGGTACGCAGTTCCCAGTTTGCCCTTGGTTGTGAAATGGCCAAAAAAATTCTAGCCATTCCGGTTTGCGATTGCGATAAATGCAGTGCATTTTAA